A window of Exiguobacterium sp. FSL W8-0210 contains these coding sequences:
- a CDS encoding MDR family MFS transporter has product MNKTTWNPNVKVRLIGEGLFNLLFWMYFPFLTVYFGKGLGLQTAGLIMALPPLISIVGSLTGGSFADTLGRRPVMLIGTFLQMTMFILFAVSSSPWINYVAFIGINIGAAFYRPASSAMIADTVPKDELRQVYATFMTVNNIGAVLGPIIGAVFFFQHRQLLLWTCAIVLFLYFITIYFIVSETLPVRSKQKDVTTPLKNAFQSKWSGYRLILKDRIFLLYVIAGTCSLFPVMQLDLYLPVYVIDNVPKQPLVPHLLDSFQLTSQSIFGYLVSFNGLLFVILILPVTNRLKNWSERRLFVVSTLLAGGGTFLVGWNNNIWFLFGCTLIFTLGEIMRTPVTQSFIGHYAPEEARGQYLAADSLQNTLGKTLAPLAIYASGWIAPLGIFTIILLFAIIGACLYLQLFRLYSPT; this is encoded by the coding sequence ATGAACAAAACTACATGGAATCCTAATGTGAAAGTCAGACTGATAGGAGAAGGCCTTTTCAATCTGCTATTTTGGATGTACTTTCCTTTTCTAACGGTCTATTTTGGTAAAGGACTAGGGTTACAGACTGCTGGATTAATAATGGCACTGCCCCCCTTAATAAGTATTGTCGGAAGTTTAACCGGAGGAAGCTTTGCGGATACGTTAGGGAGACGTCCTGTGATGCTGATCGGAACATTTTTGCAAATGACCATGTTTATTCTATTTGCTGTCTCTTCTTCTCCTTGGATTAATTATGTTGCCTTTATCGGAATTAATATAGGCGCAGCATTTTATCGTCCTGCTAGTTCAGCGATGATAGCGGACACAGTTCCAAAAGATGAATTGCGACAAGTGTATGCGACATTTATGACCGTGAACAATATTGGTGCCGTTTTAGGACCAATCATTGGAGCAGTCTTCTTTTTTCAACATCGTCAACTGTTATTGTGGACCTGTGCAATAGTTCTCTTTCTTTACTTCATAACGATCTATTTTATTGTTAGTGAAACCTTACCTGTCCGATCCAAGCAAAAAGATGTAACGACCCCACTTAAAAATGCGTTTCAGTCTAAGTGGTCTGGCTATCGACTTATTCTCAAAGATCGTATTTTTCTGCTATACGTAATTGCGGGAACCTGTTCACTCTTCCCAGTGATGCAACTCGATCTCTACTTACCAGTTTACGTGATAGACAATGTGCCTAAACAACCTCTCGTACCGCACTTGCTGGATTCTTTTCAGCTCACGAGCCAATCCATTTTTGGCTATCTGGTAAGCTTTAATGGTCTTTTGTTTGTCATCTTGATCCTTCCCGTAACGAATCGACTTAAAAATTGGTCAGAAAGACGTCTCTTCGTCGTTTCGACCTTACTTGCAGGAGGAGGTACATTTTTAGTCGGATGGAATAACAACATCTGGTTTTTGTTTGGTTGTACGCTCATCTTCACGTTAGGTGAGATCATGCGTACACCAGTCACGCAGAGTTTCATCGGTCATTATGCTCCAGAGGAGGCAAGAGGTCAGTATCTAGCTGCTGATAGTCTTCAAAACACACTTGGTAAGACGCTAGCACCTCTTGCTATCTACGCATCAGGATGGATCGCCCCGCTTGGTATCTTCACTATCATTCTCCTTTTTGCTATCATTGGAGCTTGTTTATATCTGCAATTATTTAGACTGTATTCTCCCACTTGA
- a CDS encoding DUF2199 domain-containing protein — protein sequence MKKLMPCAKGTGQLPFFELEPTNHPLSIEFYSEMTLAQVHAIVDIVYAQE from the coding sequence ATGAAAAAACTTATGCCTTGCGCCAAAGGAACCGGTCAACTTCCTTTCTTCGAACTCGAGCCGACGAATCATCCTTTGTCGATCGAATTCTATTCCGAGATGACGCTTGCGCAAGTCCACGCCATCGTAGATATCGTCTATGCACAAGAGTGA
- a CDS encoding GtrA family protein — protein MMTFLRFLLVGVLNTLVGLTLTLICFHVLHTGYWGATAIGNACGVWVSYMLNRRFTFRQEAGGWPYWIRFLIVVSISYLIAYRLSLWGVHYVLPNLQETGAILIGMIIYTGLNYLGQSYWVFRKS, from the coding sequence ATGATGACCTTTCTTCGTTTCTTATTAGTAGGAGTTCTTAATACGCTGGTTGGTCTGACGCTGACACTGATTTGTTTTCATGTCTTGCATACTGGTTATTGGGGAGCGACAGCGATCGGGAATGCATGTGGTGTTTGGGTCAGCTATATGCTAAATCGTCGCTTCACCTTTCGTCAAGAGGCTGGAGGATGGCCCTATTGGATACGTTTTTTGATCGTCGTTTCGATTAGCTATCTCATCGCTTATCGTCTTAGTTTATGGGGAGTGCATTACGTATTGCCAAATCTACAAGAGACTGGAGCAATTCTGATCGGTATGATTATCTATACGGGGTTAAATTATCTAGGTCAGTCTTATTGGGTATTTCGCAAATCATGA
- a CDS encoding glycosyltransferase family 2 protein yields the protein MERTASIIIPVYNKATYLSTCIASIQELTLDHSTIEAIFVDDGSTDESLSILHTAAQTMDFIRIIELPENSGSPAQPRNVGIEEATGTYVTFLDADDRLDPVGFPRLVAQAASHDADIAFGQTIKHTNTSIQKVGRFASFTTANQLVPYEIDKVFRAVGPPGKILKRSVLLEHNIRFSAMQYGEDKLFFFEAISKCQTASMNPAPVYHVNRFAMNDSLVGQTSIFEKTTFNLQVLEKTLELDIPAVAKTHALSRLIEMDFLSRLFNNKRFLEHPQQQTFFDLFREMIAVFERHGADPADFIFDDIFQKQYTLLQQKDYDSFVTFITLLVQKHKARRYVSENRLYYRMPASLSHLGPVLEPFFATYAGTRLVDGLFYEVVQLLKDDMSSIDQVLLIAPNDEATETAVPFHIDENELFIPTEALEPRSDPFQLMLIHDDYHPFVVRMTLPSSVDEMHLHYQQLKVEFRPEEQKSPIQKIDATKYHIEAPPQVVVLEKAFLYDDLEFEHKQAALEVGQLLTISDLQLTIAGTPRLVTADGAYVTANKKYVHLPPVIDNETYLTVPPTTVRILKTCKQYADRDFKNELPTKNTPDTVLQIEKVVLSSKGTPRLKTAQDMYITANRSFVQPINEA from the coding sequence ATGGAAAGAACCGCATCGATCATTATTCCTGTATACAATAAGGCGACATATCTCTCAACTTGTATCGCATCGATCCAAGAACTCACGCTCGATCACTCAACAATCGAAGCGATTTTCGTTGATGACGGTTCGACGGATGAATCGTTATCGATTCTCCACACGGCTGCACAAACGATGGATTTCATTCGCATCATCGAACTTCCTGAAAATTCGGGCAGTCCTGCACAACCGCGAAACGTCGGAATTGAAGAAGCGACAGGTACCTACGTCACGTTCTTAGATGCTGATGATCGTCTCGATCCAGTCGGATTCCCTCGACTCGTCGCACAAGCCGCTTCGCATGATGCCGATATCGCATTCGGTCAAACGATCAAACATACCAACACGTCGATTCAAAAGGTTGGCCGCTTTGCATCGTTTACGACAGCGAATCAGCTTGTTCCGTATGAAATCGATAAAGTGTTCCGCGCGGTCGGACCTCCAGGGAAAATTCTGAAGCGCTCCGTCTTGCTTGAACATAACATTCGGTTCAGCGCGATGCAGTACGGTGAAGATAAACTCTTCTTCTTTGAAGCCATCTCGAAATGCCAAACGGCTTCGATGAATCCGGCACCGGTCTATCACGTCAATCGTTTCGCGATGAATGATTCGCTTGTCGGACAAACAAGTATTTTCGAAAAGACGACCTTCAATTTACAAGTGCTTGAGAAAACGCTCGAACTTGATATTCCAGCAGTTGCTAAAACCCATGCTTTGAGTCGATTGATCGAGATGGACTTCCTCTCCCGACTGTTCAACAACAAGCGTTTCCTTGAGCATCCGCAGCAGCAGACCTTTTTTGACCTGTTCCGCGAAATGATTGCCGTTTTTGAACGCCATGGTGCAGATCCAGCGGATTTCATTTTTGATGACATCTTTCAAAAACAGTACACCTTGCTTCAGCAAAAAGACTATGACAGCTTCGTCACCTTCATCACGCTGCTCGTCCAAAAACATAAAGCCCGGCGATATGTATCGGAGAATCGTCTTTATTACCGGATGCCTGCTTCGTTGAGTCATCTCGGTCCTGTCCTTGAGCCATTCTTTGCTACGTATGCGGGCACCCGTCTCGTTGATGGTCTCTTCTATGAAGTCGTACAATTACTCAAAGACGACATGTCTTCGATCGATCAAGTTCTCTTAATCGCACCCAACGATGAAGCAACGGAAACCGCCGTTCCGTTCCATATCGATGAGAACGAACTGTTCATTCCGACGGAGGCACTCGAACCGCGTTCAGATCCATTCCAATTGATGCTGATCCATGACGACTATCATCCGTTCGTCGTCCGGATGACGTTACCGAGTAGTGTCGACGAAATGCATTTGCATTATCAGCAACTTAAAGTCGAATTTCGTCCCGAGGAACAAAAATCACCGATACAGAAAATCGACGCGACGAAGTATCATATCGAAGCACCGCCGCAAGTCGTCGTACTCGAGAAAGCCTTTTTGTATGATGACCTCGAATTCGAGCATAAGCAAGCAGCGCTCGAAGTCGGTCAACTCCTGACAATCAGTGATCTACAGTTGACGATTGCTGGCACACCACGACTCGTCACGGCTGATGGAGCTTACGTCACGGCAAACAAAAAATATGTCCATCTTCCGCCTGTGATCGATAACGAGACCTATCTGACTGTGCCTCCAACAACAGTCCGGATTTTGAAAACATGTAAACAGTACGCCGATCGTGACTTTAAAAATGAACTACCGACGAAAAACACACCCGATACGGTGCTTCAGATCGAGAAGGTCGTCCTGTCATCGAAAGGCACACCACGCTTGAAAACGGCTCAGGATATGTACATCACAGCCAATCGATCATTCGTTCAACCGATCAACGAAGCTTAA
- a CDS encoding glycosyltransferase, producing the protein MTLGIQPNLEAIREEIVEARLLDPRIQVVNVINFLARRQADKRSVVSSKAELIPRWEKRYTLFLDASRAEKDSYRLFDNGTYVQYARFDANNQLSFIDYFSENRHRLRREEYLDNGQLVQTIQYSLTSNKPVSRSFFHSDGTCYLTIWHKINSADWSHLFYFEAGQEKQFNDPAIFNTFVLNKLLDQHDAVLISSEYRDRLANLPKKNLDAVILDIKHPNIKKIAFGHSNHFVSPFNETAAVSGVWDTLFGRIDEWDRVITATPRQQAHMTNQFGHPETFHAIPHGVGAVPEADYSVLPEPDPNRFIVVSRIQVKKDVAASVRVMRKIVDHHPNAFLDFYGFGYNDQLEKDLHALIKELSLTKHIRFKGFVTNIQDAYHGAVATIFTSQSEGFGMAILESMGYGVPVIAYDVCYGPREIIEHGTTGFIIPTGDTSAFAAAAIRLMEQPSLRRQMGEAALHSVERFSDDLFTKNWLMLLNQLDE; encoded by the coding sequence GTGACGTTAGGGATTCAACCGAACCTCGAAGCGATTCGCGAAGAGATAGTCGAGGCGCGTTTGCTTGATCCTCGCATCCAGGTCGTCAACGTCATCAATTTTTTAGCACGCCGCCAGGCAGACAAACGGTCCGTCGTTTCTTCGAAAGCCGAATTGATTCCGCGTTGGGAAAAACGGTATACGTTGTTCCTCGATGCGAGCCGTGCCGAAAAAGATTCCTATCGATTGTTCGACAATGGTACATACGTCCAGTACGCTCGGTTTGACGCTAACAATCAGCTCAGCTTCATCGATTATTTTTCAGAGAATCGCCATCGCCTACGCCGCGAGGAATACCTTGATAACGGGCAGTTGGTGCAGACGATCCAGTATTCGCTTACATCGAATAAGCCGGTCTCCCGTTCCTTCTTCCACAGTGATGGAACGTGTTATTTGACGATTTGGCATAAAATCAACTCGGCAGACTGGAGTCATCTATTTTATTTCGAAGCCGGTCAGGAAAAACAGTTCAATGATCCAGCGATCTTTAATACGTTCGTCTTGAACAAGCTGTTAGATCAACATGACGCGGTCTTGATCTCATCAGAATACCGGGATCGTCTTGCCAACCTACCGAAAAAAAATTTGGATGCGGTCATCCTAGACATCAAGCATCCGAATATTAAAAAGATCGCCTTCGGGCATAGCAATCACTTCGTGTCGCCCTTCAATGAGACAGCAGCCGTCAGTGGTGTCTGGGATACATTATTCGGTCGCATCGACGAGTGGGATCGTGTCATCACGGCAACACCTCGTCAACAAGCGCATATGACCAACCAGTTCGGTCATCCGGAAACGTTCCATGCGATTCCACACGGTGTTGGTGCTGTTCCGGAAGCCGACTACTCGGTACTTCCTGAACCTGATCCGAATCGGTTCATCGTCGTCTCGCGCATTCAAGTCAAAAAGGATGTCGCTGCGAGTGTCCGTGTCATGCGGAAGATCGTCGACCACCACCCCAATGCCTTCCTTGATTTCTATGGCTTCGGTTACAACGATCAGCTCGAAAAGGATCTCCATGCTTTGATCAAGGAATTGTCATTAACGAAGCACATCCGTTTCAAAGGGTTCGTCACGAACATTCAAGACGCTTATCATGGTGCTGTCGCAACGATCTTTACGTCGCAATCCGAAGGGTTCGGGATGGCGATCCTTGAGAGCATGGGCTATGGTGTTCCGGTCATCGCCTACGATGTTTGTTACGGTCCCCGTGAAATCATTGAGCATGGAACGACTGGTTTTATCATTCCAACAGGTGACACGTCAGCTTTCGCAGCAGCAGCGATCCGCTTGATGGAGCAACCGTCCCTAAGACGTCAAATGGGCGAAGCCGCCTTGCATTCGGTTGAGCGTTTTTCGGATGATCTTTTCACGAAAAATTGGCTGATGCTTTTGAATCAGCTCGACGAATAG
- a CDS encoding DUF6044 family protein, which produces MREKTRILIGLLLACLYILPMVLLGEHAHVRIHDNLDSNITWYKTLVDTNSIYASLHANVPDLLNGVVSRNAFVSEFTGIVWLYQWFQPFTAYVISQTLVRIFAFLGMYLLLRDHAKGVIPKSYALWVAVLFSWTPFWPSGMLSTLGMPLLLWAYWNIWHGRKIKSSAFVLLVVPFYSSFVLGIVFFLATLAIYHMVKEIRARSFHSRFWIAYGLQVLLYLLIEYRLVFSMLWEEEPTSRNDFETGNNGFWASIRLFFKNLVFGHTHDRAVQSPIILLTLLIVGFLVFRQKDHAARRIRTLMWFLFGLSLWYAFWFYEGWNPLKQHVSLIRTFNFSRFHFLQPMLWYALFYLMLDWLWRTAKRKWVTCLLVAQTLVLLAWNPEFLYRHHPSYEAFYATSQFSDIKRFINQPTKDYQVASLGLHPAIAQYNGMQTVDGYVNFYPLRYKASFRKVIAGELDKSKLLQRYFDSWGNRVYVFSSELGKEYEYTKEHQVPVRHLSINTAQLKQIGATYLLSAVPIKNAAAIGLQYEKTFEDQHSAWKIRLYRIQATTENTK; this is translated from the coding sequence ATGAGAGAAAAAACTCGCATATTAATAGGGCTGCTACTAGCTTGCCTCTATATTTTACCGATGGTCTTACTGGGGGAACATGCACATGTCCGTATTCATGATAATCTAGACTCAAACATCACGTGGTATAAAACATTGGTCGATACCAATAGTATTTACGCAAGCCTTCATGCAAATGTTCCTGACTTATTGAATGGGGTCGTCTCGAGAAATGCTTTCGTCAGTGAGTTTACAGGTATCGTGTGGCTATATCAATGGTTCCAACCATTTACGGCATACGTGATCAGTCAAACGTTGGTCCGAATCTTTGCTTTCTTAGGAATGTACTTATTACTACGTGATCATGCGAAAGGGGTTATTCCTAAATCATATGCGCTGTGGGTAGCAGTTCTATTTTCTTGGACACCATTCTGGCCATCGGGCATGCTCAGCACGCTTGGGATGCCACTCTTATTGTGGGCTTATTGGAATATCTGGCATGGACGGAAAATAAAATCGAGTGCATTCGTATTGTTAGTGGTTCCGTTCTATTCGAGCTTCGTGCTAGGAATCGTTTTCTTTTTAGCAACGCTTGCCATTTACCATATGGTGAAGGAGATACGCGCACGTAGTTTTCATAGCCGTTTTTGGATCGCCTATGGCCTTCAGGTCCTTTTATACTTATTAATTGAATATCGACTGGTCTTCTCGATGCTGTGGGAAGAAGAGCCTACGAGTCGAAATGACTTCGAAACAGGGAATAACGGATTTTGGGCAAGTATTCGTTTATTTTTTAAGAATTTGGTGTTTGGTCATACACATGATCGCGCAGTACAATCGCCCATCATCCTCCTAACACTTCTGATTGTTGGATTTCTAGTATTTCGTCAAAAAGATCATGCAGCAAGACGAATTCGAACTTTGATGTGGTTTCTATTTGGACTATCGCTGTGGTATGCGTTTTGGTTTTATGAGGGGTGGAATCCGTTAAAGCAACATGTCTCTCTCATTAGAACTTTCAATTTCTCACGATTCCACTTCCTTCAACCGATGTTGTGGTATGCATTGTTTTACTTGATGCTCGACTGGCTATGGCGAACTGCCAAACGAAAATGGGTGACTTGTCTGCTCGTAGCCCAAACCCTTGTCTTGCTTGCATGGAATCCCGAGTTCCTCTATCGTCATCATCCATCCTATGAAGCGTTTTATGCGACTTCTCAGTTTTCTGACATTAAACGCTTCATCAACCAACCAACGAAAGACTATCAGGTCGCTTCTCTCGGATTGCACCCTGCGATCGCACAATACAATGGTATGCAAACCGTGGATGGTTATGTGAACTTTTATCCATTACGCTATAAAGCATCTTTCCGAAAGGTGATTGCTGGAGAATTGGATAAAAGTAAGCTATTACAACGTTATTTTGATTCGTGGGGAAATCGAGTCTATGTGTTTTCATCTGAACTCGGTAAGGAATACGAGTACACAAAGGAGCATCAAGTACCGGTTCGACATTTATCTATCAATACAGCACAGTTGAAGCAAATCGGTGCGACATATCTTTTGTCTGCTGTACCAATCAAAAATGCTGCAGCCATTGGATTGCAGTACGAAAAAACATTTGAAGATCAACATTCTGCTTGGAAGATTAGGTTATACCGTATCCAAGCTACTACAGAGAATACGAAGTAA
- a CDS encoding IS30 family transposase, whose translation MSYVHLTTSERVKIETYLELGFSMRKIAQHLGRQPSTISRELKRNPSYNAINAGLRYEMQKKNCGARTLFSTSLGSCILSKLRETWSPEQIAGRLFHEQGPSYSTIYRWIYKGFIKSDLGVLRQKGKRQKPRETRGRFNIGLPISKRPSDVRGRETFGHWELDTVVSGRGQTKACVATFIERKSRFYIVLPMVDRSSHSMEHAIQTLYSSFPSGTFQTMTTDRGKEFSCHERIQDSLGIPMYFADPYSSWQRGSNENANGLLREFFPKGTNFGMINKTELDYALSRINNRPRKCLDWKTAYEVFSEEVLRLI comes from the coding sequence ATGAGCTATGTTCATCTTACCACATCAGAAAGAGTCAAAATAGAAACTTATCTAGAGCTTGGATTTTCAATGCGAAAGATCGCTCAGCATCTCGGACGACAGCCGTCCACGATTTCACGTGAGCTCAAACGGAATCCTTCCTACAATGCGATCAACGCCGGACTGCGTTATGAGATGCAAAAAAAGAATTGTGGAGCACGCACGCTGTTCAGCACTTCGCTTGGCTCATGTATCCTTTCGAAACTGCGAGAGACATGGTCTCCCGAACAGATCGCCGGACGGCTCTTTCACGAACAGGGACCATCGTACAGTACAATCTATCGATGGATATATAAAGGATTCATCAAGAGCGATTTAGGCGTTTTACGACAAAAAGGAAAGCGCCAAAAGCCACGTGAGACAAGAGGTCGCTTCAACATCGGGCTTCCGATCAGTAAACGTCCGTCGGACGTCCGGGGTCGAGAAACGTTCGGGCATTGGGAGTTGGATACTGTCGTATCAGGACGAGGGCAGACAAAGGCGTGTGTTGCGACATTCATCGAACGTAAAAGTCGGTTCTATATCGTACTACCGATGGTCGACCGTTCTTCTCACTCGATGGAACATGCCATCCAAACACTTTACTCTTCTTTCCCATCGGGAACGTTTCAAACCATGACGACGGATCGCGGTAAGGAGTTCAGCTGTCACGAACGGATACAGGACTCTCTTGGTATCCCAATGTACTTTGCGGATCCCTATTCTTCATGGCAACGTGGCAGCAATGAGAATGCAAATGGTCTTCTCCGTGAGTTCTTCCCAAAGGGAACCAACTTCGGAATGATCAACAAGACAGAATTAGATTACGCACTTTCTAGAATCAACAATCGACCAAGGAAGTGTTTGGATTGGAAAACTGCATACGAGGTCTTTTCCGAAGAAGTGTTGCGCTTAATTTGA
- a CDS encoding DUF2716 domain-containing protein: MKPWSWIPMTQAEDKKIWHVIDQQFQFAPSTTVFPSYHAPSPFITYEVDYEKREEIEQMLKRILTDLTVEGKRVMALDWNHQGYWIDPRRPFLRNEEGDWMIPAVPDGDYSFFIASDFRWGYLGHPWEGSITLFGEDMISAFQGTEIFMNEIRRG; this comes from the coding sequence TTGAAACCATGGAGCTGGATTCCGATGACGCAAGCGGAGGACAAGAAGATATGGCACGTCATTGATCAACAATTTCAATTCGCACCCAGTACGACAGTTTTTCCCTCATACCATGCCCCGAGTCCGTTCATTACATACGAAGTGGATTACGAGAAACGCGAAGAGATCGAGCAAATGCTAAAGCGTATTCTGACCGATCTGACCGTTGAAGGGAAACGCGTCATGGCACTCGATTGGAATCATCAAGGATACTGGATCGACCCAAGACGTCCGTTTCTTCGAAATGAAGAAGGAGATTGGATGATTCCAGCCGTTCCAGATGGCGATTATTCCTTTTTTATCGCTAGCGACTTCCGCTGGGGGTATCTCGGTCATCCGTGGGAGGGGAGTATCACGTTGTTTGGAGAAGACATGATCTCTGCGTTCCAAGGAACAGAGATTTTTATGAATGAAATTCGAAGAGGATAG
- a CDS encoding glycosyltransferase family 2 protein yields MTMTTIPTLGIIIPCYNETEVLRLTVHTMHRFLTEWRERDLISEDSFVLFVDDGSQDDTWAQIEDVHAQDGRFRGLKLAHNVGHQNALFAGLVEGHTDADCVVSMDADLQDDVKVIEQFLSEFAKGNDIVYGVRENRQNDSWFKRSTAQGFYRFIDWLGVETIFNHADYRLMSKRAVETLCAHPERNLFLRGMVPSLGFQTAEVTYTRQSRPAGESKYPLRKMMALAWDGVTSFSVRPIKLLFLVSLFMLIVSIGFVGYALYRRYEGEAMDGWTSLMMSIWFIGGLQLLGIGLIGEYIGKIYQEVKRRPRYVVEKKRE; encoded by the coding sequence ATGACGATGACGACAATCCCTACGCTAGGCATAATTATACCGTGTTATAACGAGACGGAAGTATTACGCTTGACGGTCCATACGATGCACCGTTTCTTAACAGAGTGGCGAGAACGAGACCTCATTTCTGAGGACTCCTTTGTCTTGTTCGTAGATGATGGAAGTCAGGATGATACCTGGGCCCAAATTGAAGATGTACACGCACAAGATGGTCGGTTTAGAGGATTAAAATTAGCACATAACGTAGGACATCAAAATGCTTTGTTCGCAGGTCTTGTCGAAGGACACACCGATGCGGATTGTGTTGTGTCAATGGATGCGGACCTTCAGGATGACGTAAAAGTGATTGAACAGTTTTTAAGTGAATTTGCGAAAGGGAATGATATCGTCTATGGGGTAAGAGAAAATCGTCAGAACGATAGCTGGTTTAAACGGTCGACTGCTCAAGGCTTTTATCGCTTCATCGACTGGTTGGGTGTAGAGACCATCTTCAATCATGCAGACTATCGTCTCATGAGCAAACGAGCTGTCGAAACACTTTGTGCACATCCGGAACGCAATCTCTTTTTGCGGGGGATGGTACCTTCGCTTGGTTTTCAAACAGCAGAAGTGACCTATACACGTCAATCACGTCCAGCAGGCGAATCAAAATATCCATTACGAAAGATGATGGCACTCGCATGGGATGGGGTGACCTCGTTTAGTGTTCGTCCGATTAAGTTGTTATTTTTAGTCTCACTATTCATGCTCATCGTCTCGATCGGTTTTGTCGGATATGCTCTTTATCGTAGATATGAAGGAGAAGCGATGGATGGGTGGACGTCTTTAATGATGTCGATCTGGTTCATCGGCGGACTTCAATTACTAGGTATTGGACTGATAGGAGAATACATCGGTAAAATCTATCAGGAAGTCAAACGACGTCCTCGTTATGTCGTCGAGAAAAAACGAGAATGA
- a CDS encoding DUF2750 domain-containing protein, whose translation MTYQIGLPGVTEERLQEVEAELGFKLPKELRNRYKHENKFSIGEWEFHPIKDEQYIKRTWDDLVRVNTTDAEDYPSGFLRIARDGTGDELGYQLPDTETIVLWDHEEQELFSVAPTLKIFIEKEQQVDRSAEQAELFVQTVIETGAVYGLSKFEQSGWAYCPSYQEESDVLLFFSSKSAAKALQTKEWADYHLIRLDLGLFMDGWLPNMIDNGLYCGLNWEPELIGLELDPEDVLADLEG comes from the coding sequence ATGACATATCAAATCGGTTTACCAGGCGTTACTGAAGAGAGATTACAAGAGGTAGAAGCAGAACTTGGCTTTAAGCTTCCGAAAGAACTACGAAATAGGTACAAGCACGAAAATAAATTCAGCATCGGCGAATGGGAGTTTCATCCGATCAAGGACGAGCAGTATATCAAGCGGACATGGGACGACCTTGTTCGTGTTAACACGACGGATGCGGAGGACTACCCATCCGGTTTCTTACGAATCGCACGTGACGGAACAGGTGACGAACTCGGGTATCAGCTTCCGGACACAGAGACAATCGTCTTATGGGATCATGAGGAACAAGAATTATTTTCGGTAGCACCAACGTTGAAGATATTCATTGAAAAGGAACAACAAGTGGATCGCAGTGCAGAACAAGCAGAACTCTTCGTACAAACGGTCATCGAGACAGGCGCCGTCTATGGTCTATCAAAATTTGAACAGTCGGGTTGGGCCTATTGTCCTTCGTATCAAGAGGAATCGGATGTATTGTTATTCTTTTCGTCGAAATCAGCGGCGAAAGCGCTACAGACGAAGGAATGGGCGGACTATCATCTAATTCGCTTGGATTTGGGTCTATTCATGGATGGCTGGTTGCCGAACATGATTGACAATGGACTGTATTGTGGCTTGAACTGGGAACCGGAGCTCATTGGACTTGAGCTGGATCCAGAAGATGTCCTAGCAGATCTGGAGGGTTAA
- a CDS encoding DUF2691 family protein, translated as MSLRGVSFEIPNEPGRILLDILSAIEMKEYDWFLRNFDFPIQTMDGDLYDSLEEFSIDRIATGHELAKWLRGPSNYLIFAALFAFQSGQTEEVGTTYAWFQKSNCHIAILVYDCTYVDIYCKEQHVSEAFYENAVRRGYTGIEWVTDDNDPRTRLSVWSE; from the coding sequence ATGAGTCTGCGTGGTGTGTCATTTGAAATCCCGAATGAACCGGGGCGTATCTTGCTCGACATATTAAGTGCGATTGAAATGAAAGAGTATGATTGGTTTCTTCGTAACTTTGATTTTCCGATCCAAACCATGGATGGGGACTTGTATGACAGTTTAGAAGAGTTTTCAATCGATCGGATAGCGACAGGACATGAACTAGCGAAATGGCTAAGGGGACCAAGCAATTACTTGATTTTTGCTGCATTGTTTGCATTTCAAAGTGGTCAGACTGAAGAAGTGGGAACGACTTATGCGTGGTTTCAGAAAAGCAATTGTCACATCGCGATTTTGGTGTATGACTGCACGTACGTCGATATCTATTGTAAGGAGCAGCACGTATCCGAAGCGTTTTATGAGAACGCCGTGAGACGTGGATATACCGGAATCGAATGGGTGACCGATGATAATGATCCTCGGACCCGTTTGTCGGTATGGTCAGAATAA